In Sphingomonas sp. LR60, the following are encoded in one genomic region:
- a CDS encoding aromatic ring-hydroxylating oxygenase subunit alpha, protein MLRPAELHDRDPDADWSLPGWLYTDPEFFALECARVIRPSWQIVCHESDLDQPGAWRTLSYLNENVVVVRGGNGEIRAFHNVCRHRAMRLVEGDAGCARKLVCPYHAWAYELDGRLSGVPMRRDYPALDMADSGLVPVDIDRWRGFVFVRLEDDGGPRVAEMMAPYDHEIAPYRFADLRRIGDVRHRTRAVNWKNVGDNYSDNLHIPVAHDGLSRLFGKSYAIEAAGWVDKMSGQLVDRPSDNVWERFYQTHLPRVDHLPETNQRLWLYYKLWPNMAFDIYADQVDFMQWLPLTPTTCMLREMTFALPDARREMKLARYANWRINRTVNAEDTWLIELVQQGMASSSYTAGPIGASEVCLRSFAAKIRARIPEARLHRAPPPGWSHNSPSPLRRQGPMTVE, encoded by the coding sequence ATGCTCCGTCCGGCCGAGCTGCATGATCGTGATCCCGATGCCGACTGGAGCCTGCCCGGTTGGCTGTACACCGATCCGGAGTTTTTCGCGCTCGAATGCGCGCGCGTCATCCGCCCCTCGTGGCAGATCGTGTGCCACGAGAGCGATCTCGACCAGCCCGGCGCATGGCGAACGCTGTCGTATCTGAACGAAAATGTTGTGGTCGTGCGCGGCGGCAACGGCGAAATCCGGGCCTTCCACAACGTCTGTCGTCACCGCGCGATGCGGTTGGTCGAGGGTGACGCCGGGTGCGCGCGCAAATTGGTGTGCCCGTATCATGCCTGGGCCTATGAGCTGGACGGGCGATTGAGCGGCGTGCCGATGCGTCGCGACTATCCCGCGCTCGACATGGCGGATAGCGGGCTCGTTCCGGTCGACATCGACCGCTGGCGCGGGTTCGTGTTCGTGCGGCTCGAGGATGACGGCGGACCGCGCGTCGCGGAAATGATGGCGCCCTACGATCACGAGATCGCGCCCTATCGCTTCGCCGACCTGCGCCGGATCGGCGACGTGCGCCATCGCACGCGGGCCGTGAACTGGAAGAATGTCGGCGATAATTATTCCGACAACCTCCACATCCCCGTCGCCCATGACGGGCTCAGCCGGCTGTTCGGCAAGAGCTACGCGATCGAGGCGGCGGGCTGGGTCGACAAGATGTCGGGGCAGCTCGTCGATCGACCTTCCGACAACGTGTGGGAGCGTTTCTATCAGACGCACCTGCCGCGCGTCGATCACCTGCCCGAAACCAACCAGCGCCTGTGGCTCTATTACAAGCTCTGGCCGAACATGGCGTTCGATATCTACGCCGATCAGGTCGACTTCATGCAATGGCTGCCGCTGACGCCGACGACGTGCATGCTGCGCGAGATGACCTTCGCGCTGCCCGACGCGCGTCGCGAGATGAAGCTCGCCCGTTACGCCAATTGGCGGATCAACCGCACCGTCAACGCCGAGGACACCTGGCTGATCGAGCTCGTGCAACAGGGCATGGCCTCGTCCAGCTACACCGCCGGCCCGATCGGCGCGAGCGAGGTGTGTCTGCGCAGCTTCGCCGCCAAGATCCGCGCGCGGATACCGGAGGCCCGCCTCCACCGCGCACCGCCGCCGGGCTGGTCACATAACTCCCCGTCGCCCCTGCGCAGGCAGGGGCCCATGACTGTCGAGTGA
- a CDS encoding TetR family transcriptional regulator C-terminal domain-containing protein, giving the protein MAAYVAANFAAPIADPALLATWLALWSLARGDVAMLARHEHHYADFRARLEDLLAECGVAPARVRLAAIGVTALVDGLWLELCLSPDSFSAEEARQIAAAYLAGL; this is encoded by the coding sequence TTGGCGGCCTATGTCGCGGCCAACTTCGCTGCGCCGATCGCCGATCCGGCGCTGCTCGCGACGTGGCTGGCGCTATGGAGCCTGGCGCGGGGTGACGTGGCGATGCTGGCGCGGCATGAACATCATTATGCGGATTTTCGGGCGCGGTTGGAGGACTTGCTTGCCGAGTGTGGCGTGGCGCCCGCGCGGGTGCGGCTGGCGGCGATCGGGGTTACCGCATTGGTCGATGGCTTGTGGCTGGAGTTGTGCCTGTCGCCCGACAGCTTCTCCGCCGAAGAGGCGCGGCAGATCGCGGCGGCATATCTGGCGGGGTTGTGA